One Archocentrus centrarchus isolate MPI-CPG fArcCen1 chromosome 14, fArcCen1, whole genome shotgun sequence DNA window includes the following coding sequences:
- the wnt11 gene encoding protein Wnt-11: protein MKSSSRVLPLGVLTALMLSQVCSGIKWLALSHTPASLHINQTQHCKQLHGMVSSQAQLCRSNLELMQTIIQAAREVKKTCQKTFADMRWNCSSIDIPVDAQKYRPDLDRGTREAAFVYALSAATIGHTIARACTSGDLRLCSCGPVPAEIPEPGYRWGGCADNLHYGLIMGSKFSDAPMKMKRSGSHANKLMHLHNSEVGRQVLRESVVMKCKCHGVSGSCSIRTCWKGLQDLREIAMDLKTKYLSATKVVHRPMGTRKQLVPKDIDIRPVRDNELVYLQSSPDFCTKNEKQGSVGTQGRQCNKTSSGSDSCDLMCCGRGYNAYTEKLVERCHCKYHWCCYVTCKMCERSVERYVCK from the exons ATGAAGAGCAGCTCTCGTGTCCTGCCTCTCGGTGTGCTCACGGCTCTGATGCTGTCTCAGGTCTGCTCTGGCATCAAATGGCT AGCGCTGTCTCACACTCCCGCATCTTTACACATCAACCAGACGCAGCACTGTAAGCAGCTGCACGGCATGGTGTCCTCCCAAGCTCAGCTGTGTCGCAGCAACCTGGAGCTCATGCAGACCATTATCCAAGCTGCTCGTGAAGTCAAGAAAACATGCCAGAAGACCTTCGCCGACATGCGCTGGAACTGCTCCTCCATTGACATACCTGTTGATGCCCAGAAGTACCGACCAGACCTTGACCGAG GAACAAGGGAGGCTGCGTTTGTCTACGCCCTGTCTGCGGCAACCATCGGCCACACCATAGCACGGGCGTGCACCTCTGGAGATTTGCGGCTTTGCTCATGTGGTCCTGTCCCTGCAGAGATCCCAGAGCCTGGCTATCGCTGGGGTGGCTGTGCTGACAACCTGCACTACGGTTTGATTATGGGCTCCAAATTCTCCGATGCTCCCATGAAGATGAAGCGCTCAGGCTCCCAtgccaacaaactgatgcaccTACACAACAGTGAAGTTGGAAGACAG GTACTGAGAGAGtcagtggtgatgaagtgtaAGTGCCATGGTGTGTCTGGATCCTGCTCTATAAGGACCTGCTGGAAAGGACTGCAAGACCTGAGGGAGATCGCCATGGACCTTAAGACCAAGTACCTGTCTGCCACTAAAGTGGTTCACCGGCCCATGGGGACACGTAAGCAGCTGGTGCCCAAAGACATTGACATCAGGCCGGTGAGGGACAACGAGCTCGTCTACCTGCAGAGCTCCCCGGACTTTTGCACCAAGAATGAAAAACAGGGCTCTGTTGGCACGCAGGGCAG GCAGTGCAACAAAACCTCATCGGGCAGTGACAGCTGCGACCTGATGTGCTGCGGCCGTGGCTACAACGCGTACACGGAGAAGCTGGTGGAACGCTGCCACTGCAAGTACCACTGGTGCTGCTACGTAACCTGCAAGATGTGCGAGCGTTCCGTGGAGAGATACGTCTGCAAATGA